One window from the genome of Spirosoma rhododendri encodes:
- a CDS encoding alpha/beta hydrolase: protein MIRFTLILAFVSLFVYRSNAQTTEAIQYKITQPANVDLTLTGTLTIPAGSPKNRSVVLIVGGTGPIDRDGNSPYGLTGNTYKLLADSLVTQGLAVARYDKRFSGPSRADALTRLTQPPLPDDYISDAVGFIRLLQADGRFRQVIVAGHDEGSLVGMLAARQAGANKFISLAGAGRNLADLLKDRLMPATGPADVRQELLGLLDSLRAGQTVHPQSVQLKAQFAPRNQPAYRAWMQLDPTRELKAFSGPVLIIQAGNDTQLSPVDTEQLRSARPDAAFVLFNRMTHQLKNYEGSSLIGNRQTYNQPTLPVTPGFAAVIAQFAGI, encoded by the coding sequence ATGATTCGTTTTACGCTGATCCTGGCATTCGTCAGCCTTTTCGTCTACCGGTCAAATGCTCAGACGACCGAAGCTATTCAGTACAAAATCACCCAGCCCGCCAACGTCGACCTGACGCTGACCGGCACGCTGACCATCCCCGCCGGATCACCCAAAAACCGCTCGGTCGTGCTGATCGTTGGCGGTACGGGACCCATCGACCGCGACGGAAACAGCCCGTACGGACTGACGGGTAACACCTACAAATTACTGGCGGATAGTCTGGTTACGCAGGGACTGGCCGTGGCCCGATACGACAAGCGGTTTTCAGGACCCAGCCGCGCCGATGCACTGACCCGACTTACCCAGCCCCCCCTCCCCGACGACTACATCAGCGACGCGGTGGGCTTTATCCGGCTGCTTCAGGCCGACGGACGGTTTCGGCAGGTGATCGTTGCCGGGCACGACGAAGGATCACTCGTGGGGATGCTGGCCGCCCGGCAGGCGGGGGCCAACAAATTTATTTCGCTGGCCGGGGCCGGTCGTAACCTGGCCGATCTGCTGAAAGACCGGCTGATGCCCGCTACGGGTCCGGCCGACGTACGCCAGGAACTGCTCGGCCTGCTCGACTCACTCCGGGCGGGACAGACGGTACACCCGCAGAGCGTACAGCTGAAAGCGCAGTTTGCCCCCCGAAACCAACCCGCTTACCGCGCCTGGATGCAGCTCGACCCCACCCGCGAACTCAAAGCGTTCAGCGGCCCGGTGCTTATCATTCAGGCGGGCAACGACACTCAGCTATCACCCGTCGACACCGAACAGCTCCGCTCCGCCCGCCCCGACGCGGCTTTCGTCCTGTTCAACCGCATGACGCATCAGTTGAAAAACTACGAAGGGTCCAGCCTGATCGGCAACCGCCAGACCTACAACCAGCCCACCCTGCCGGTCACGCCCGGTTTTGCCGCCGTCATCGCGCAGTTTGCGGGGATATAG
- a CDS encoding TonB-dependent receptor family protein, protein MNYLFLSAALALSLTLHAQAPAKHKTPADTLRTQTLDPVSVAGRRMPVTESLPDVKGTYLLAGKRSEIISITGQDANIAQKTARQLLARVPGLFVYDMDGTGNQLNVSTRGLDSHRSWELNSRQNGVITNSDMYGYPASHYSAPMESIDRVELVRGTASLQYGAQFGGMINYVTKRADTTRRLGFESINAAGSFGLLSTYNAIGGRTGKLTYYAYYYRRGQNGYRQNARSDAEAQFVSLDYQATPRLKLSAELGRSMYRTQVPGPLTDAQFAQDPRQSTRSRNYFSPDIYVPSLRLNWQLSDRTKLSATVSAVLGARNSVLIDAFATVPDTINRQTGQYRNRQVDQDHFNSYTAEVRLLHQYTVLGIPATVAVGVQGMNNDLHRQQLGVGTTGTDYDLTLVRPFVRDLHYYTRNIAGFAESQFHLTPRFTVSPGIRVENGQTDMRGTIAYYDPANLPRDIAHRFALLGISGQYKLSPTVQLYGGWSQAYRPVVFKDIIPASTYERVANNLLDAHGYNLEAGINGYWSGLHTNVSVYELLYRNRLGMIVGTDADGTAYVLRTNIGDSRTRGVEALLEADLLRTGRVRVSAFTSTAYMDARYINGRVTNGAENVSVVGNKVESAPTWTTRNGLTIRYRTVSLTTQYSYVSSSFSDALNTPIPTANGAKGPVPGYGLLDVNATWSVGKHITIRGSLSNATNTQYFTKRPTMYPGPGVWPSDGRNGTVSVGLRI, encoded by the coding sequence ATGAACTACCTCTTCCTCAGTGCCGCGCTGGCACTGTCGCTGACGCTGCACGCTCAGGCGCCAGCCAAGCACAAAACGCCCGCTGATACCCTGCGTACCCAGACCCTCGACCCCGTGTCGGTCGCAGGTCGGCGGATGCCCGTTACCGAATCGCTGCCCGACGTAAAAGGCACGTACCTCCTGGCGGGGAAACGCAGCGAAATCATCTCGATCACCGGTCAGGACGCCAACATTGCCCAGAAAACGGCGCGGCAGTTGCTGGCGCGGGTTCCCGGTCTGTTCGTCTACGACATGGACGGCACCGGCAATCAGCTGAATGTCTCGACGCGCGGACTGGATTCGCACCGGTCGTGGGAGTTGAACAGCCGGCAGAATGGCGTTATCACCAACTCCGATATGTACGGCTACCCAGCCAGCCATTATTCGGCACCGATGGAAAGCATCGACCGGGTCGAGCTGGTGCGCGGCACGGCGTCGCTGCAATACGGCGCGCAGTTTGGCGGGATGATTAACTACGTCACCAAACGCGCCGACACAACCCGGCGGTTGGGGTTCGAGAGCATCAACGCGGCCGGGTCGTTTGGGCTGCTGAGCACGTACAACGCCATCGGCGGGCGCACCGGCAAACTCACCTACTACGCCTACTACTACCGGCGCGGGCAGAACGGCTATCGACAAAACGCCCGCAGTGACGCCGAAGCGCAGTTTGTCAGCCTCGATTATCAGGCAACGCCCCGGTTGAAACTGTCGGCGGAACTCGGCCGGTCGATGTACCGCACGCAGGTACCCGGTCCGCTGACCGACGCGCAGTTTGCGCAGGACCCGCGCCAGTCGACCCGCTCGCGGAACTACTTTAGCCCCGACATTTACGTGCCGTCGCTGCGGCTCAACTGGCAACTGTCTGACCGGACGAAGCTGTCGGCCACGGTGTCGGCGGTGCTGGGTGCGCGGAACAGTGTGCTGATCGACGCGTTTGCTACCGTTCCCGACACTATCAACCGGCAGACGGGGCAATACCGCAACCGGCAGGTCGATCAGGACCACTTCAACAGCTACACGGCCGAAGTACGACTGCTGCATCAGTACACGGTGCTGGGCATTCCGGCGACGGTGGCTGTGGGTGTGCAGGGTATGAACAACGACCTGCACCGGCAGCAACTGGGCGTCGGCACGACGGGTACCGACTACGACCTGACGCTGGTTCGGCCGTTCGTACGCGACCTGCACTACTACACCCGCAACATCGCCGGGTTTGCCGAAAGCCAGTTTCACCTGACGCCCCGCTTTACCGTGTCGCCCGGCATTCGCGTCGAAAATGGGCAGACGGACATGCGCGGCACCATCGCCTACTACGACCCGGCCAACCTGCCCCGCGACATCGCCCACCGCTTCGCCCTGCTGGGTATCAGCGGGCAGTACAAACTGTCGCCGACGGTTCAGCTCTACGGTGGCTGGTCGCAGGCGTACCGGCCGGTGGTGTTTAAAGACATCATCCCGGCATCGACCTACGAACGCGTGGCCAACAACCTGCTCGACGCACACGGCTACAACCTCGAAGCGGGCATTAACGGCTACTGGTCGGGGTTGCACACCAACGTGAGTGTCTACGAACTGCTGTACCGCAACCGGCTAGGGATGATTGTTGGCACCGACGCCGATGGGACGGCCTATGTGCTGCGTACGAACATCGGCGACAGCCGCACCCGGGGCGTCGAAGCCCTGCTCGAAGCGGATCTCCTGCGGACCGGCCGGGTAAGGGTCAGCGCCTTCACGTCGACCGCCTACATGGACGCCCGCTACATCAACGGGCGCGTCACCAACGGCGCGGAGAACGTCAGTGTCGTGGGCAACAAAGTAGAGTCAGCCCCCACCTGGACAACCCGCAACGGCCTGACGATTCGCTACCGGACGGTTAGCCTGACGACGCAGTACAGTTACGTCAGCAGCAGCTTCTCCGACGCGCTCAACACGCCCATCCCCACCGCCAACGGCGCGAAAGGCCCCGTGCCGGGCTATGGCCTGCTCGACGTCAACGCCACTTGGTCGGTTGGGAAACACATAACGATTCGGGGGAGCCTGAGCAACGCGACCAACACGCAGTATTTCACCAAACGCCCGACCATGTACCCCGGCCCCGGCGTATGGCCCTCCGACGGCCGCAACGGTACGGTTTCAGTTGGCTTGCGTATTTAG
- a CDS encoding glycosyl hydrolase produces the protein MQRRTFLKQSATTSLVALITPTGIVRASQATAPADDLATAFAKPPMSARAHTWWHWMNGNVTKDGITRDLEAMQTIGLGGFQNFDAGTGIPKGPLVYLSPDWLELKKHTIREAQRLGLEFTMHNCPGWSSSGGPWITPDRSMQQVVWSETGLTGGQSVSMPLPQPITRLNYYQDIRVLAFPALPGEEPLPTLVEKITVGTTAVVVDQLANGLAMQPGEGGTGSVLITFKQPYDARSLSFISQPIAGVPAPAPAAGGSMTFGRGGTPFTLEGSADGTTFQSIANGSFSTAPEPEPQLLEFAPARYRHFRLTSATARQLTQLSFSATPRLPDWRKKTNDRFNNIPPPPADAVPATNAIRPDQLIDLTDRMDKQGNLRWDAPAGNWTILRIGFTPIGTLNRSAPDTGIGLECDKYSPDAITFHLDKMMEQLLPTLGPLAKSGKVGLLIDSYEVGMQNWTARFPDEFRRRAGYDLTNYLPTLTGRVIDSTDTTERFLWDFRRAQADLMADAYYGQFRQFCQQHDILAYAEPYDRGPMEEMQIGSRVGANMGEFWNGLSTLFQNNWTMRRTTKLAASIAHTNGQAIVGAESYTGEPESARWQEYPFGMKALGDKMFAQGLNRIIFHRYAHQPHPTARPGMTMGPWGIHLDRTNTWWPVGRAWLDYIARCQYLLQQGLFVADLAYFTGEDPGIYTRVSPDELTPAPPDGYDYDLINGETLLTKATVKNNRLTLPDGMSYRILVLQNPDAMTLPMLRKLRELIRQGLCIVGNPPRRTPGLNRNPADETEFAAIRTELWGAEPQNDRTVGSGRVVRTMPLDTLLTQLNTRPDVQISSRSGDAPITWIHRRVGDTDLYFLANQRRTAEDLVCTFRVGNRQPEHWNPLNGNRGPLPVFDTDGTTTRVALRLDPAGSAFVAFRQPAGPAIRSVQRNGQVLLSATPFPAKTRTLFPQVVNNFTISLWAKPELNVMLGTRNFMDHIADPWTDYYAIYPPPGRALYGDGHETAGLTIGRNGVAVWQHGAGNPVLTLAAPAALSGWSHVALVYRDGIPSVFVNGKLIQAGKEAGKAVHPGVGQAYLREGASFYNGDMTPPVLTPSALTDAQISQLAAQPRPTPPTDPVVLLDSHPRPLLLFRQPGNYTAVGGAGKAVTIRVGNLAQPLSLSGPWTVAFPANLGAPKQITLPKLTSLHLHSDAGVRHFSGTATYQHTVSIPANADSARQRYLLDLGQCEVIAEVVVNGTELGTLWSRPYRIDITDALKPGQNELLIRVTNLWPNRLIGDEYLPDEARYTPGAGGSGFASLSGGAIEALPDWYKEGKPKPPAVAWRLRPGNTTPKTPRCSNRA, from the coding sequence ATGCAACGCCGTACGTTTCTGAAACAAAGTGCCACGACCAGTCTGGTCGCGCTGATTACGCCCACCGGTATCGTCCGGGCCAGTCAGGCCACCGCCCCCGCCGATGATCTGGCCACCGCCTTTGCCAAACCGCCGATGTCGGCCCGCGCGCATACGTGGTGGCACTGGATGAACGGCAACGTGACAAAAGACGGCATTACCCGCGATCTGGAAGCGATGCAGACGATCGGTCTGGGCGGGTTTCAGAACTTCGACGCCGGAACGGGCATTCCCAAAGGACCACTGGTGTACCTGAGTCCCGACTGGCTCGAACTGAAAAAACACACCATCCGCGAAGCGCAGCGGCTGGGGCTGGAATTTACGATGCACAACTGCCCCGGCTGGTCGTCGAGCGGGGGGCCGTGGATTACGCCCGACCGGAGTATGCAGCAGGTGGTCTGGAGCGAAACCGGGCTAACCGGCGGGCAGTCGGTATCGATGCCGTTGCCGCAACCAATTACCCGGCTAAACTACTATCAGGACATCCGGGTGCTGGCGTTCCCGGCCCTGCCGGGTGAAGAACCGCTACCGACGCTGGTCGAGAAAATCACGGTCGGCACGACGGCCGTGGTGGTGGATCAATTGGCCAACGGCCTGGCCATGCAACCGGGCGAAGGTGGCACGGGGTCGGTACTGATTACGTTCAAACAGCCCTACGACGCCCGGTCGCTGTCGTTTATCAGTCAGCCCATCGCTGGTGTACCAGCCCCCGCCCCGGCAGCTGGTGGCAGCATGACGTTTGGGCGGGGCGGTACACCGTTTACGCTGGAAGGGTCAGCCGATGGCACGACGTTTCAGTCAATCGCCAACGGGTCATTCTCGACGGCTCCGGAGCCGGAACCGCAGTTGCTGGAGTTTGCGCCCGCCCGGTACCGCCATTTCCGGCTGACGTCCGCAACGGCCCGGCAACTAACGCAACTCAGCTTCTCCGCTACGCCCCGCCTGCCCGACTGGCGCAAAAAAACCAACGACCGCTTCAACAACATCCCGCCCCCACCCGCCGACGCCGTCCCCGCGACCAACGCCATCCGCCCCGATCAGTTGATCGACCTGACCGACCGGATGGACAAACAAGGCAACCTGCGCTGGGACGCTCCGGCGGGCAACTGGACAATATTGCGCATCGGTTTTACGCCCATCGGCACGCTCAACCGCTCGGCTCCCGACACCGGCATCGGCCTGGAATGCGACAAATACAGCCCCGACGCGATCACGTTTCACCTCGACAAGATGATGGAACAACTGCTGCCGACGCTGGGGCCGCTGGCCAAAAGCGGGAAAGTCGGCCTGCTGATTGACAGCTACGAAGTGGGAATGCAGAACTGGACGGCCCGCTTCCCCGACGAATTCCGCCGACGCGCGGGCTATGACCTGACCAACTACCTGCCCACCCTGACGGGCCGCGTGATCGACAGCACCGACACGACCGAACGTTTTCTGTGGGACTTCCGCCGGGCGCAGGCCGATTTGATGGCCGATGCGTACTATGGGCAGTTTCGGCAATTCTGCCAGCAGCACGACATCCTTGCCTACGCCGAGCCCTACGACCGGGGGCCGATGGAAGAAATGCAGATCGGGAGCCGGGTCGGGGCTAACATGGGCGAATTCTGGAACGGGCTGTCGACCCTTTTTCAGAACAACTGGACTATGCGCCGGACGACCAAACTGGCCGCTTCGATTGCCCACACAAACGGGCAGGCCATCGTCGGGGCGGAGTCGTACACAGGCGAACCGGAGTCGGCGCGCTGGCAGGAATATCCGTTCGGCATGAAAGCCCTCGGCGACAAGATGTTCGCGCAGGGGCTGAACCGGATCATTTTCCACCGCTACGCCCATCAGCCGCACCCCACCGCCCGGCCGGGTATGACGATGGGGCCGTGGGGCATTCACCTCGACCGCACGAATACGTGGTGGCCGGTAGGCCGGGCGTGGCTCGACTACATCGCCCGTTGCCAATACCTGTTGCAGCAGGGTTTGTTCGTGGCCGATCTGGCGTACTTCACCGGCGAAGACCCCGGCATCTACACCCGCGTCAGCCCCGACGAGCTGACACCCGCGCCCCCCGACGGCTACGACTACGACCTCATCAACGGCGAAACGCTGCTGACGAAAGCGACGGTAAAAAACAACCGGCTGACCCTGCCCGACGGCATGAGCTACCGGATACTGGTGCTGCAAAATCCCGACGCCATGACCCTGCCGATGCTTCGCAAACTGCGCGAGCTGATCCGGCAGGGGCTGTGCATCGTAGGCAACCCACCCCGCCGAACACCCGGTCTGAACCGTAACCCCGCCGACGAAACCGAGTTTGCCGCGATCCGAACCGAACTGTGGGGAGCCGAACCCCAGAACGATCGCACGGTGGGCAGCGGCCGGGTCGTCCGTACAATGCCGCTCGATACGCTGCTGACCCAACTCAACACCCGCCCCGACGTGCAAATCTCGTCGCGGTCAGGCGATGCGCCGATTACGTGGATTCACCGGCGCGTGGGCGACACCGACCTGTATTTTCTAGCCAATCAACGCCGGACGGCCGAAGACCTCGTTTGTACGTTTCGCGTCGGTAACCGCCAACCCGAGCACTGGAACCCACTCAACGGTAACCGGGGGCCGCTGCCCGTTTTCGATACGGACGGCACCACCACCCGCGTCGCGCTCCGGCTTGATCCGGCGGGGTCGGCTTTTGTCGCCTTTCGGCAACCCGCCGGTCCGGCCATCAGGTCGGTTCAGCGAAACGGGCAGGTGCTGCTCAGCGCGACACCGTTTCCGGCAAAGACCCGCACGCTCTTCCCGCAGGTTGTCAACAACTTCACAATCAGCCTGTGGGCCAAGCCGGAACTAAACGTCATGCTCGGCACCCGCAACTTCATGGACCACATCGCCGATCCGTGGACGGACTATTACGCCATCTATCCCCCGCCGGGCCGCGCACTCTACGGCGACGGCCACGAAACGGCAGGCCTGACCATCGGGCGTAACGGCGTGGCGGTCTGGCAGCACGGCGCAGGCAACCCCGTACTGACGCTGGCGGCACCGGCGGCCCTCTCGGGCTGGAGTCATGTCGCGCTTGTGTATCGCGACGGCATTCCGTCGGTGTTCGTCAATGGCAAGTTGATTCAGGCAGGCAAGGAGGCTGGTAAGGCCGTGCATCCGGGCGTGGGGCAGGCGTACCTGCGCGAAGGCGCGTCGTTCTACAACGGCGACATGACCCCGCCCGTCCTGACCCCCTCGGCGCTGACCGACGCGCAAATCAGCCAACTGGCCGCACAGCCCCGCCCCACGCCCCCCACCGATCCGGTCGTGCTGCTCGATTCGCACCCCAGACCGCTACTGCTGTTCCGCCAACCTGGCAACTATACGGCCGTCGGTGGGGCGGGCAAAGCTGTCACGATACGCGTAGGCAATCTTGCCCAACCGCTCTCCCTGTCCGGCCCTTGGACGGTGGCGTTTCCCGCGAATCTAGGAGCACCGAAGCAGATTACCCTGCCAAAGCTCACGTCGCTGCACCTGCATTCCGACGCCGGCGTCCGGCATTTTTCGGGGACGGCTACCTACCAGCACACGGTTTCGATACCGGCCAACGCAGACTCCGCCCGGCAGCGGTACCTGCTCGATCTGGGGCAGTGTGAGGTCATTGCCGAAGTCGTTGTTAACGGAACCGAACTGGGTACGCTCTGGAGCCGCCCTTACCGCATCGACATCACCGACGCGCTGAAACCCGGTCAAAACGAACTGCTCATCCGGGTGACAAATCTGTGGCCCAACCGACTCATCGGCGACGAATACCTGCCCGACGAAGCCCGCTACACGCCCGGCGCGGGGGGCAGCGGCTTTGCCAGCCTGAGCGGGGGTGCCATCGAAGCCCTGCCCGACTGGTACAAAGAAGGCAAGCCCAAGCCCCCGGCGGTCGCGTGGCGTTTGCGACCTGGAAACACTACACCAAAGACTCCCCGTTGCTCGAATCGGGCCTGA
- a CDS encoding DUF6252 family protein, translating into MKTGKWLSMVLIGLVGCSKPTPDPLVSEDTTATLNGQAWRGFSTTWKTTNDSCGLNTINLAIQNKSAYPKARRLAPANCVGYCGDQVLTFTRIPPAVGVYTLSTSQPCSVGKQQVGVSFVTLIGGDVLRDQYQPDLTKTGTITITSYDARGGTIEGTFEVTLVRDTRRQPTSDAAETVQFQRGSFKTALP; encoded by the coding sequence ATGAAGACGGGCAAATGGCTTTCGATGGTATTGATTGGGCTGGTAGGCTGCTCAAAACCCACCCCAGATCCCCTGGTCAGTGAGGATACGACGGCGACCCTGAATGGGCAGGCCTGGCGTGGTTTTTCGACTACCTGGAAAACCACGAATGACTCCTGTGGCCTGAACACCATCAATCTGGCTATTCAAAACAAGTCAGCGTATCCCAAGGCGCGCAGGCTGGCTCCGGCCAATTGTGTCGGCTATTGCGGGGATCAAGTCCTTACCTTCACCCGAATCCCGCCGGCGGTTGGCGTGTACACGCTGTCGACCAGTCAGCCCTGCTCCGTGGGCAAGCAGCAGGTAGGCGTGAGCTTTGTGACCCTGATTGGCGGTGATGTACTGCGCGATCAGTACCAACCTGACCTGACCAAGACGGGCACGATTACGATTACCAGCTACGACGCACGAGGTGGTACAATCGAAGGTACGTTCGAGGTTACGTTGGTGCGGGACACTCGTCGGCAACCCACGTCCGATGCTGCCGAAACCGTCCAGTTTCAACGTGGCTCGTTCAAAACGGCGTTGCCCTGA
- a CDS encoding sensor histidine kinase: MKRIIRIVRYAGPLYLAIGGGLFIYVDLFVSNIPQGPYWRAPSLLLTVALLVFINTRFKSNHELIYYTYLCYLFSLSLMISGLLWSTFSSVPLARSFSALTVAVFIVYISSSGGYKLLLLLYLPMLLLPLAIMITYQVGIASMIQYSNVYSLIIPCLIASQVDENLRFKEFSNRKIAEYERNNANKAYQELASTQAQLIQKEKLASLGELTAGIAHEIQNPLNFVNNFAELSAELVEELKDETQAGRTDEVLTITDILTENLRMIHHHGVRASGIVRGMLDHSRTGSGEKRPTDLNALVNEYLTIAYQGIRANNNGFSCQIVKQLDATVGQVVVTPQELGRVLLNLYSNAFYAVSKQAQQGDDPVYKPEIVVSTQRQAGAVLIEVQDNGMGMAESVKAKIFQPFFTTKPPGEGTGLGLSLSYDIVTRGHGGSLLVNSQVGSGSIFTIQLPQ, from the coding sequence ATGAAGCGAATTATACGGATTGTGCGCTATGCCGGTCCGTTATATCTGGCGATTGGTGGCGGTCTTTTTATCTACGTGGATCTTTTCGTCAGCAACATTCCGCAAGGGCCTTACTGGCGGGCACCTTCGTTACTCCTGACGGTTGCGCTACTGGTTTTTATCAATACCCGATTTAAAAGCAACCACGAGTTAATTTACTACACGTACCTCTGCTATCTATTTTCACTGAGCCTGATGATAAGTGGACTGTTGTGGTCAACGTTCTCCAGTGTCCCGCTCGCAAGAAGCTTCAGTGCCCTGACAGTAGCCGTTTTCATCGTTTATATTAGTTCCTCGGGCGGTTATAAACTGTTGCTCCTTCTGTACCTGCCCATGCTGCTTTTGCCCCTCGCAATCATGATTACGTATCAGGTCGGCATTGCCTCCATGATACAGTATTCGAATGTATACAGCTTGATTATTCCCTGTCTGATCGCTTCACAGGTAGACGAAAATCTACGGTTCAAGGAATTCAGCAACAGGAAAATTGCCGAATACGAACGGAACAATGCGAACAAAGCCTACCAGGAACTCGCTTCTACGCAAGCTCAACTTATTCAGAAAGAGAAGCTTGCCAGTCTGGGTGAACTGACCGCTGGTATCGCGCACGAAATTCAGAATCCGCTGAACTTCGTTAACAACTTCGCCGAGCTCAGTGCTGAACTGGTGGAAGAATTGAAGGACGAGACGCAGGCCGGGCGCACTGATGAGGTGCTGACGATTACTGATATCCTGACGGAGAACCTGCGAATGATTCACCACCACGGCGTGCGTGCGTCGGGCATTGTCAGGGGTATGCTCGACCACAGCCGAACCGGCTCGGGCGAGAAGCGCCCCACCGATCTGAATGCGCTGGTAAACGAATACCTCACCATTGCTTATCAGGGCATCCGGGCTAACAACAATGGCTTTAGCTGCCAGATTGTCAAACAGTTAGACGCCACAGTCGGTCAGGTAGTGGTAACGCCCCAGGAATTGGGGCGGGTATTGTTGAATTTGTATAGCAATGCCTTTTATGCCGTGTCGAAACAGGCTCAGCAAGGCGATGATCCAGTTTACAAACCAGAAATTGTGGTCAGCACACAGCGGCAGGCCGGTGCCGTACTGATTGAGGTGCAGGACAATGGTATGGGGATGGCGGAGTCAGTCAAGGCGAAGATCTTTCAGCCCTTTTTTACAACCAAGCCCCCCGGCGAGGGAACAGGCCTGGGCTTATCGCTGAGTTATGACATCGTGACCAGGGGGCATGGTGGCTCGCTGCTGGTGAATAGTCAGGTGGGGTCCGGCAGTATTTTCACCATCCAACTGCCTCAATGA
- a CDS encoding OsmC family protein: MAKAHQYAVTTTWTGNTGQGTRSYKSYERSHTVSVENKPDIMGSSDPSFLGDRTRYNPEELLVASLSTCHMLWYLHLCAEAGIIVTGYVDNATGVMIETADGGGRFQQVTLYPVVTVADASMIDKANALHELANRKCFIANSCNFPVHHQPRCISA; the protein is encoded by the coding sequence ATGGCCAAAGCACATCAGTATGCCGTCACGACAACCTGGACGGGCAACACCGGGCAGGGAACTCGTTCGTACAAAAGTTATGAGCGGAGCCACACGGTTTCGGTCGAAAACAAGCCGGATATTATGGGTTCGTCAGACCCGTCTTTTCTGGGTGATCGTACGCGCTACAACCCCGAAGAGCTGCTCGTGGCCTCCCTGTCGACCTGCCATATGCTGTGGTATCTGCACCTCTGCGCCGAAGCGGGCATTATCGTGACGGGTTACGTCGATAACGCAACGGGGGTGATGATCGAAACGGCGGACGGCGGAGGACGCTTCCAGCAGGTGACGCTCTATCCCGTCGTTACGGTGGCCGACGCCAGCATGATCGACAAAGCGAACGCCCTGCACGAGCTGGCCAACCGGAAATGTTTCATCGCCAACTCCTGCAACTTCCCGGTGCATCATCAGCCGCGTTGTATCAGTGCTTAA
- a CDS encoding cupin domain-containing protein, translating into MNQPLSLATGLLALQRHSAEFINLFAHGSLVVDFYKPDRVDKQPHPRHEVYIITNGTGTFDPAGCQMAVKPGDLLVVPAGTDHRFRHFPDDFATWVLFYGPDGGKEA; encoded by the coding sequence ATGAACCAGCCCCTTAGCCTCGCAACCGGCTTACTCGCCCTGCAACGCCACTCGGCTGAGTTTATCAACCTGTTTGCGCATGGCAGTCTGGTCGTTGACTTTTACAAACCTGACCGCGTCGACAAGCAGCCACATCCCCGCCATGAGGTATATATCATCACCAATGGCACCGGCACGTTTGATCCGGCTGGGTGTCAGATGGCCGTCAAACCAGGTGATCTGCTCGTTGTGCCAGCGGGCACCGACCACCGATTTAGGCACTTCCCCGACGACTTCGCAACCTGGGTGCTCTTTTACGGCCCCGATGGTGGCAAAGAAGCGTAG
- a CDS encoding GNAT family N-acetyltransferase, whose product MTNFIIEKVSLNEVDQLQTIGQQTFSETFSASNTAADMDAYLTEKFSTETLTSELNSAGSEFYFARFDGRVIAYLKLNVGQSQTEMKGEKSLEIERIYVLNAFHGQKVGQLLYEKAMQIARQLAVDYVWLGVWEHNPRAIAFYKKNGFVPFDTHVFKLGTDEQTDIMMKLTL is encoded by the coding sequence ATGACCAATTTTATCATAGAAAAAGTAAGCCTGAACGAAGTCGATCAGTTGCAGACTATTGGCCAGCAGACGTTCAGCGAAACCTTTTCAGCCAGCAACACAGCTGCCGACATGGACGCTTACCTAACCGAAAAGTTCTCGACCGAAACCCTGACGTCCGAACTCAACAGTGCTGGTTCTGAATTTTATTTTGCCCGATTCGATGGCAGGGTAATCGCCTATCTGAAACTGAACGTCGGCCAGTCGCAGACGGAGATGAAAGGCGAAAAGTCTCTCGAAATCGAGCGCATATATGTACTGAACGCCTTCCACGGCCAGAAAGTAGGGCAGCTGTTATACGAAAAAGCCATGCAGATTGCCCGGCAGCTGGCTGTCGACTACGTATGGCTGGGGGTCTGGGAGCACAACCCACGCGCGATAGCCTTCTACAAAAAGAACGGTTTTGTGCCGTTCGATACGCACGTTTTCAAACTGGGCACCGACGAGCAGACAGACATTATGATGAAGCTGACGCTATGA